The following are from one region of the Staphylococcus argenteus genome:
- the dnaG gene encoding DNA primase, whose product MRIDQSIINEIKDKTDILDLVSEYVKLEKRGRNYIGLCPFHDEKTPSFTVSEDKQICHCFGCKKGGNVFQFTQEIKDISFVEAVKELGDRVNVSVDIETTQTNSNVQIASEDLQMIEMHELIQEFYYYALTKTVEGEQALAYLHERGFTDALIKERGIGFAPDSSHFCHDFLQKKGYDIELAYEAGLLSRNEENFSYYDRFRNRIMFPLKNAQGRIVGYSGRTYTGQEPKYLNSPETPIFQKRKLLYNLDKARKTIRKTDEIVLLEGFMDVIKSDTAGLKNVVATMGTQLSDEHITFIRKLTSNITLMFDGDFAGSEATLKTGQHLLQQGLNVFVIQLPTGMDPDEYIGKYGDEAFNAFVKSDKKSFAHYKVGILKDEIAHNDLSYERYLKEISHDISLMKSSILQQKALNDVAPYFNINPEQLANEIQFNQSTTNYFPEDDYGSYIESEPLGIAQFDNLNRQEKAERAFLKHLMRDKDTFLNYYQSVEKDNFTNQHFKYVFNILHDFYAENDQYNISDAVQYVDSNELRETLISLEQYSLNDEPYEHEIDDYVNVINENGQETVESLNHKLREATRIGDIELQKYYLQQIVAKNKERM is encoded by the coding sequence TTGCGAATAGATCAATCGATCATTAATGAAATAAAAGATAAAACTGACATTTTAGACTTAGTAAGTGAATATGTAAAATTAGAAAAGAGAGGACGCAATTATATAGGTTTGTGTCCTTTTCATGATGAAAAGACACCCTCATTTACAGTATCCGAAGATAAACAAATATGTCACTGCTTTGGTTGTAAAAAAGGAGGCAATGTTTTTCAATTTACTCAAGAAATAAAAGACATATCATTTGTTGAAGCGGTTAAAGAGTTAGGTGATAGAGTTAATGTATCAGTTGACATAGAGACGACTCAAACTAATTCCAACGTACAAATTGCTTCTGAAGATTTACAAATGATAGAAATGCATGAATTGATTCAAGAATTCTATTATTACGCATTAACGAAAACAGTAGAGGGCGAACAAGCTTTAGCCTATTTACACGAACGAGGATTTACTGATGCGCTTATAAAAGAGCGTGGTATTGGTTTTGCACCTGATAGCTCACATTTTTGTCATGATTTTCTTCAAAAAAAGGGATATGATATTGAATTAGCATATGAGGCAGGTTTGCTATCTCGTAATGAAGAGAACTTTAGTTATTATGATAGGTTTAGAAATCGAATAATGTTCCCATTGAAGAATGCACAAGGAAGAATTGTGGGATATTCAGGCAGAACTTATACAGGACAAGAGCCTAAGTATTTAAATAGTCCAGAAACACCTATTTTCCAAAAAAGAAAATTGCTTTATAACTTAGATAAAGCACGTAAAACTATTCGGAAGACAGACGAAATTGTCTTATTAGAAGGATTCATGGATGTCATAAAATCTGATACAGCTGGGTTAAAAAATGTTGTTGCGACGATGGGAACTCAGTTGTCAGATGAGCACATAACATTTATACGTAAATTGACATCAAATATAACATTAATGTTTGATGGTGATTTTGCTGGTAGCGAAGCGACACTTAAAACAGGACAACATTTGTTACAACAGGGGTTAAATGTTTTTGTAATTCAGTTACCTACCGGAATGGATCCGGATGAATATATTGGAAAATATGGTGACGAAGCTTTCAACGCTTTTGTTAAAAGTGATAAGAAATCATTTGCACATTATAAAGTGGGAATATTGAAAGATGAAATTGCACATAATGACCTTTCATATGAGCGTTACTTAAAAGAAATAAGTCATGATATTTCACTTATGAAATCTTCAATTTTACAGCAGAAAGCATTAAATGACGTTGCGCCATATTTCAATATTAATCCTGAACAATTAGCAAATGAGATTCAATTTAACCAGTCAACTACAAACTATTTTCCAGAAGATGATTATGGTAGTTATATAGAATCAGAGCCACTTGGTATAGCGCAATTTGATAATTTAAATCGTCAAGAAAAAGCAGAACGTGCCTTTCTCAAACATTTAATGCGCGATAAAGATACTTTTTTAAATTATTATCAGAGTGTTGAAAAAGACAACTTTACGAATCAGCACTTTAAATATGTATTTAATATTTTACATGATTTTTATGCAGAAAATGACCAATATAATATTAGTGATGCAGTACAATATGTGGATTCTAATGAGCTCAGGGAAACGCTTATAAGCTTGGAACAATATAGTTTAAATGATGAACCGTATGAACATGAAATTGATGATTACGTCAATGTCATAAATGAAAACGGTCAAGAAACGGTTGAATCACTAAACCATAAATTAAGGGAAGCAACTAGAATAGGTGATATTGAATTGCAAAAATATTACTTGCAACAAATAGTTGCTAAAAATAAAGAACGAATGTAA
- a CDS encoding pyruvate, water dikinase regulatory protein, whose amino-acid sequence MENIKIIVASDSIGETAELVARAGISQFNPKQCKNELLRYPYIESFEDVDEVIQVAKDTNAIIVYTLIKPEMKQYMSDKVAEYQLKSVDIMGPLMDLLSESVEEEPYNEPGIVHRLDDAYFKKIDAIEFAVKYDDGKDPKGLPKADIVLLGISRTSKTPLSQYLAHKSYKVMNVPIVPEVTPPDGLYDIDPKKCIALKISEEKLNRIRKERLKQLGLGDTARYATEARIQEELDYFEEIVSEIGCPVIDVSQKAIEETANDIIHYIEQNKSK is encoded by the coding sequence TTGGAAAATATTAAAATTATAGTAGCCTCAGACTCTATTGGAGAAACAGCAGAATTAGTTGCAAGAGCTGGAATTTCGCAGTTTAATCCTAAACAATGTAAAAATGAATTATTAAGATATCCTTATATAGAATCATTTGAAGATGTTGATGAAGTGATTCAAGTTGCTAAAGATACGAATGCCATTATTGTATACACACTTATCAAACCAGAAATGAAACAATATATGAGCGATAAAGTGGCAGAATATCAATTGAAATCTGTTGATATCATGGGGCCATTAATGGATTTATTATCAGAGTCAGTTGAGGAAGAACCATATAATGAACCTGGTATTGTTCATCGATTAGATGATGCTTACTTTAAGAAAATAGATGCTATAGAATTTGCAGTTAAATATGATGATGGTAAAGATCCTAAAGGTTTACCAAAAGCAGATATTGTATTACTTGGTATTTCGAGAACATCAAAGACGCCGTTATCTCAATATTTAGCGCATAAAAGTTACAAAGTAATGAATGTTCCAATCGTTCCTGAAGTAACACCACCAGACGGACTGTATGATATTGATCCGAAAAAGTGTATTGCTCTAAAAATTAGTGAAGAAAAATTAAATAGAATTCGAAAAGAACGTTTAAAACAATTAGGATTAGGTGACACTGCTAGATATGCAACTGAAGCACGTATACAAGAAGAGTTGGATTACTTCGAAGAAATTGTAAGTGAAATTGGCTGTCCAGTTATAGACGTTTCACAAAAAGCAATTGAAGAAACAGCAAATGACATTATTCATTATATTGAACAAAATAAATCGAAATGA
- a CDS encoding helix-turn-helix transcriptional regulator — translation MELSQRQERIIEIVKTKGPITGEQIADKLNLTRATLRPDLAILTMSGFLEARPRVGYYYSGKSKDKFFNDKLRQYEVKDYMSQPVVLRENTTVYDAICTIFLEDVSTLFIINEENDFVGVCSRKDLLRASMIGADIHTVPISVNMTRMPNVTYLEESELVIYAADQMIENEIDSIPIVRKKNNHKFEVIGRISKTTIAKLLVALYKE, via the coding sequence ATAGAACTCAGTCAAAGACAAGAACGAATCATCGAAATTGTTAAAACTAAAGGACCTATTACTGGCGAACAAATAGCAGACAAGTTAAATTTAACTAGAGCAACACTTAGACCAGATTTAGCCATACTAACAATGTCAGGTTTTTTAGAAGCACGTCCCCGAGTTGGATATTATTATTCAGGTAAATCCAAAGACAAATTTTTTAATGATAAGTTAAGACAATACGAAGTTAAAGACTATATGTCTCAACCGGTTGTTCTTAGAGAGAATACAACAGTATATGATGCTATTTGCACAATTTTTTTAGAAGATGTTAGCACATTATTTATTATTAATGAGGAAAATGATTTTGTTGGCGTTTGTTCTAGAAAAGATTTATTAAGAGCATCAATGATAGGTGCAGATATTCATACCGTACCAATAAGTGTTAATATGACTCGTATGCCAAATGTAACTTATTTGGAAGAAAGTGAATTAGTCATATATGCCGCTGACCAAATGATTGAAAATGAGATAGATTCTATCCCGATTGTTAGAAAAAAGAACAATCATAAATTTGAAGTCATTGGAAGAATTTCAAAAACAACAATAGCTAAATTATTAGTAGCATTATATAAAGAATAG
- a CDS encoding glycine--tRNA ligase gives MAKDMDTIVSLAKHRGFVFPGSDIYGGLSNTWDYGPLGVELKNNVKKAWWQKFITQSPFNVGIDAAILMNPKVWEASGHLNNFNDPMIDNKDSKIRYRADKLIEDYMQDVKGDENFIADGLSFEQMKKIIDDEGIVCPVSKTANWTEIRQFNLMFKTFQGVTEDSTNEIFLRPETAQGIFVNYKNVQRSMRKKLPFGIGQIGKSFRNEITPGNFIFRTREFEQMELEFFCKPGEEIEWQNYWKTFASDWLTSLNMSTENMRLRDHDEDELSHYSNATTDIEYKFPFGWGELWGIASRTDFDLRKHAEHSGEDFRYHDPETNEKYIPYCIEPSLGADRVTLAFLCDAYDEEGVEGSKDARTVLHFHPALAPYKAAILPLSKKLSGEAIKIFEQLSSKFSIDFDESQSIGKRYRRQDEIGTPYCVTFDFDSLEDNQVTVRDRDSMEQVRMPISELEAFLTEKTKF, from the coding sequence ATGGCAAAAGATATGGATACAATCGTTTCATTAGCAAAACACAGAGGTTTTGTGTTCCCTGGTAGTGATATTTACGGTGGTTTATCAAACACTTGGGATTATGGCCCACTAGGTGTTGAATTAAAAAACAATGTTAAAAAAGCATGGTGGCAAAAATTTATCACACAATCACCTTTTAACGTTGGTATCGACGCTGCAATCTTAATGAATCCAAAAGTATGGGAAGCTTCAGGACACTTAAACAACTTCAACGACCCAATGATTGATAATAAAGATAGTAAAATTCGATATCGCGCTGATAAATTAATTGAAGATTATATGCAAGATGTTAAAGGTGATGAAAACTTTATTGCCGATGGTTTAAGTTTTGAACAAATGAAAAAAATCATTGATGATGAAGGTATTGTTTGTCCTGTAAGTAAAACTGCTAACTGGACTGAAATTCGCCAATTCAATCTAATGTTTAAAACATTCCAAGGTGTAACTGAAGATTCTACAAATGAAATTTTCTTACGTCCTGAAACAGCACAAGGTATTTTTGTAAACTATAAAAACGTGCAACGTTCAATGCGTAAAAAATTACCATTTGGTATCGGTCAAATTGGTAAATCATTCCGTAATGAAATCACTCCAGGTAACTTCATTTTCAGAACAAGAGAATTTGAACAAATGGAACTTGAATTCTTCTGTAAACCTGGTGAAGAAATTGAATGGCAAAATTACTGGAAAACTTTTGCAAGTGACTGGTTAACAAGCTTAAATATGAGTACTGAAAATATGCGTTTACGTGATCATGATGAAGACGAACTATCACATTACTCAAATGCAACAACTGATATTGAATATAAATTCCCATTTGGTTGGGGTGAGTTATGGGGTATCGCAAGTCGTACAGACTTCGACTTACGTAAACATGCTGAACACTCTGGTGAAGATTTCAGATACCATGATCCAGAAACTAACGAAAAATATATTCCATATTGTATCGAACCATCACTTGGTGCAGATCGTGTAACATTAGCTTTCTTATGTGATGCATATGATGAAGAAGGCGTTGAAGGTAGTAAAGATGCACGTACAGTTCTACACTTCCACCCTGCATTAGCACCATATAAAGCAGCAATTTTACCTTTAAGTAAAAAATTATCTGGTGAAGCAATTAAAATTTTCGAACAATTAAGTTCTAAATTCTCAATTGACTTCGATGAATCACAATCAATCGGTAAAAGATACCGTCGTCAAGATGAAATTGGTACACCTTATTGTGTAACATTTGACTTCGATTCATTAGAAGATAACCAAGTTACAGTACGTGACAGAGACTCTATGGAACAAGTTCGTATGCCAATCTCAGAGTTGGAAGCATTCTTAACAGAGAAAACTAAATTCTAA
- the recO gene encoding DNA repair protein RecO: MRQKGIIIKAVDYGESDKIITILNEHGAKVPLMARRAKKVKTGLQAQTQMFVYGLFIYNQWRGMGTLNSVDVISQHYKLQMDLYVSSYASLAAETIDRSMDEGDIAPYNYQLLQFVLAKIDEGTSAQLMSVIVMLKCMNRFGFTASFDYCVVSGNLAQADLVGYSFKFDGAISKQEAFKDPHAVILSNKTLYLLDVLQKLPIDKMNALNIHQDIIDEMSELILMLYREYAGLFFKSQKLINQLKRLEQ; encoded by the coding sequence ATGCGCCAAAAAGGGATTATTATCAAAGCAGTCGATTACGGAGAATCCGATAAAATCATAACGATTTTAAATGAACACGGGGCTAAAGTACCACTAATGGCAAGACGAGCTAAAAAGGTTAAAACAGGTTTACAAGCTCAAACACAAATGTTTGTATATGGTTTATTTATTTATAATCAATGGCGAGGTATGGGAACATTGAATTCTGTCGATGTGATTAGTCAGCATTATAAATTACAAATGGACCTTTATGTGAGTAGTTATGCCTCTTTAGCAGCTGAAACAATTGATCGATCTATGGATGAAGGCGACATTGCACCATATAATTATCAATTATTACAATTTGTACTTGCTAAAATTGACGAAGGTACATCTGCGCAGTTAATGTCTGTAATTGTAATGTTAAAATGTATGAATCGCTTTGGATTTACAGCATCTTTTGACTATTGTGTTGTAAGTGGTAATTTAGCACAAGCTGATTTAGTTGGTTATAGTTTTAAATTTGATGGTGCTATTTCTAAGCAAGAAGCTTTCAAAGATCCACATGCTGTTATTTTATCGAATAAAACGTTATACCTTTTAGATGTATTGCAAAAGCTACCAATTGATAAAATGAATGCATTAAATATACATCAAGATATTATAGATGAAATGTCAGAATTAATACTAATGCTATATAGGGAGTATGCTGGTCTATTTTTTAAAAGTCAGAAATTAATTAACCAATTAAAAAGATTAGAACAATAA
- the era gene encoding GTPase Era, translated as MTEHKSGFVSIIGRPNVGKSTFMNRVIGHKIAIMSDKAQTTRNKIQGVMTRDDAQIIFIDTPGIHKPKHKLGDYMMKVAKNTLSEIDAIMFMVNANEDIGRGDEYIMEMLKNVKTPVFLVLNKIDLVHPDELMPKIEQYQTYMNFTEIVPISALEGLNVDHFIDVLKTYLPEGPKYYPDDQISDHPEQFVVGEIIREKILHLTSEEIPHAIGVNVDRMVKESEDRVHIEATIYVERDSQKGIVIGKGGKKLKEVGKRARRDIEMLLGSKVYLELWVKVQRDWRNKVNFIRQIGYVEDQD; from the coding sequence ATGACAGAACATAAATCAGGATTTGTTTCAATTATAGGAAGACCAAATGTAGGGAAATCTACATTTATGAATAGAGTAATTGGACATAAAATTGCAATCATGTCTGACAAAGCACAGACAACAAGAAATAAAATTCAAGGTGTAATGACTAGAGATGATGCTCAAATTATTTTCATAGACACACCGGGCATTCATAAGCCTAAACATAAATTAGGTGATTATATGATGAAAGTTGCTAAAAACACTTTATCTGAAATAGATGCCATTATGTTTATGGTAAATGCTAATGAAGATATTGGCCGTGGCGATGAGTATATTATGGAAATGTTGAAAAATGTTAAAACACCGGTATTTTTAGTATTAAATAAAATTGATTTAGTACATCCGGATGAGCTTATGCCTAAAATTGAACAATATCAAACATACATGAATTTTACAGAAATTGTACCTATTTCAGCATTGGAAGGTTTAAATGTAGATCATTTTATTGATGTATTAAAAACGTATTTACCAGAAGGACCAAAATATTATCCGGATGACCAAATTTCAGATCATCCAGAGCAATTTGTTGTAGGTGAAATTATTCGTGAAAAAATACTGCATTTAACAAGTGAAGAAATACCTCATGCAATTGGTGTAAATGTAGATCGAATGGTTAAAGAAAGTGAAGATCGCGTACATATCGAAGCGACAATTTATGTTGAAAGAGATTCTCAAAAAGGTATCGTCATTGGTAAAGGCGGTAAAAAGTTAAAAGAAGTTGGAAAGCGAGCAAGACGTGATATTGAAATGTTGCTTGGTTCAAAAGTATATTTAGAACTGTGGGTAAAAGTTCAAAGAGATTGGCGAAATAAAGTGAATTTTATACGTCAAATTGGATATGTTGAAGATCAAGATTAA
- the cdd gene encoding cytidine deaminase has product MSYQPHYFQEVRKAQQESYSPYSNFKVGAYLKAKDGRTFYGTNVENASYPLSICAERASLVSAISQGYRPGDFESITVTVDVDKPSSPCGACRQVLKELCDDDMPVYMTNHKGDMVMMTVAELLPFGFSGKDLK; this is encoded by the coding sequence ATGAGTTATCAACCTCATTATTTTCAAGAAGTTAGAAAAGCACAACAAGAATCTTATTCACCATATAGCAATTTTAAAGTAGGGGCTTATTTAAAAGCGAAAGATGGTAGAACGTTTTATGGCACAAATGTAGAAAATGCATCATATCCGTTATCAATTTGTGCAGAAAGAGCAAGTTTAGTATCAGCAATTTCTCAAGGGTATCGACCAGGAGATTTTGAATCAATCACAGTAACTGTAGATGTAGATAAGCCTTCATCACCATGTGGTGCATGCCGTCAAGTATTAAAAGAATTATGCGATGATGATATGCCGGTATATATGACGAATCATAAAGGTGATATGGTAATGATGACTGTAGCAGAATTACTACCATTTGGATTTTCAGGAAAGGATTTAAAATAG
- a CDS encoding diacylglycerol kinase family protein, giving the protein MNRFKYALDGLKILIQKDYKFLLHVFAMIVVIVFGFVFNINRIEWLFILIVIALVLTVEALNTAIEYVVDLVTVEYHELAKYAKDIAAFSVLIVSILAVIIGLIVFVPHFIALF; this is encoded by the coding sequence ATGAATAGGTTTAAATATGCACTTGATGGACTAAAAATCTTAATTCAAAAAGACTATAAATTTTTATTGCATGTGTTTGCTATGATTGTTGTAATAGTTTTTGGTTTCGTTTTTAATATTAATCGTATTGAATGGCTATTTATACTTATCGTCATTGCATTAGTTCTTACTGTAGAAGCATTAAATACAGCAATTGAATATGTGGTTGATTTAGTGACAGTTGAATATCATGAACTGGCAAAATATGCTAAAGATATTGCAGCATTTAGTGTTCTTATAGTTTCAATTTTAGCGGTAATCATTGGCTTGATTGTATTTGTACCACATTTTATTGCGTTATTTTAG
- the ybeY gene encoding rRNA maturation RNase YbeY, translated as MFTIDFSDHTGLVKDDWYRQIEDLLEFAKNEEHIEDDAELSVTFVDKKEIQEINRTYRDKDKVTDVISFALEEDEPEIDFSDLDIPRVLGDIIICTDVAQEQADNYGHSFERELGFLALHGFLHLLGYDHMTEADEKEMFGRQDAILNAYGLTRD; from the coding sequence ATGTTTACGATAGATTTTAGCGATCATACAGGATTAGTTAAAGATGATTGGTATAGACAAATTGAGGATTTACTTGAGTTTGCTAAAAATGAAGAACATATTGAAGATGATGCTGAACTGTCTGTGACATTTGTTGATAAAAAGGAAATTCAAGAAATTAATCGAACTTATCGTGATAAGGATAAAGTTACAGATGTCATTTCATTTGCATTAGAAGAAGATGAACCAGAAATTGATTTTAGTGATTTAGATATTCCACGTGTACTCGGAGATATTATTATTTGCACTGATGTTGCTCAAGAACAAGCTGATAATTATGGACATTCTTTTGAGCGAGAGTTAGGATTTTTAGCACTACACGGATTTTTACATCTATTAGGTTATGATCACATGACAGAAGCGGATGAAAAAGAAATGTTTGGTCGACAAGATGCAATATTAAATGCATATGGCCTTACTCGAGACTAA
- a CDS encoding PhoH family protein — protein sequence MPGIIQIDDMNQSQALIGNNDEHLKAIEESFDVVIHARGQEVAVKGTKIENVEKAESVLINLLKVIELGNNITIKDVEAAIKMAQNNTIQHLLDLYDEEITKDAFGKTIRAKTMGQRLYVNAMKNNDLVFGIGPAGTGKTFLAVVYAAKQLRKGSVKRIVLTRPAVEAGESLGFLPGDLKEKVDPYLRPLYDGLYTVLGREQTERFIERGIIEIAPLAYMRGRTLEDAFVILDEAQNTTHAQMKMFLTRLGFGSKMVVTGDQTQIDLPKGVKSGLKEAVNRLSNVKGISILKLDQSDVVRHPLVSKIIEQYEGEN from the coding sequence ATGCCTGGAATTATACAAATAGACGATATGAACCAATCTCAAGCTTTGATAGGAAATAATGATGAGCATTTAAAAGCAATTGAAGAGAGTTTCGATGTTGTCATCCATGCAAGAGGACAAGAAGTAGCCGTTAAAGGTACAAAAATTGAAAATGTTGAAAAAGCTGAATCTGTATTAATCAATTTGCTTAAAGTAATTGAGTTAGGTAATAATATAACAATTAAAGACGTTGAAGCGGCTATAAAAATGGCCCAAAATAATACAATACAACATTTATTAGATTTATATGATGAAGAGATAACAAAAGATGCATTTGGTAAAACGATTCGAGCAAAGACAATGGGGCAACGGTTATATGTCAATGCTATGAAAAATAATGATTTAGTTTTCGGCATTGGTCCTGCAGGTACAGGCAAGACTTTTTTAGCTGTAGTATACGCAGCAAAACAACTTCGCAAAGGTTCTGTTAAACGTATCGTGTTAACTAGACCTGCTGTAGAAGCTGGGGAGTCCCTTGGTTTCTTGCCAGGTGATTTAAAAGAAAAAGTAGATCCTTATTTAAGACCATTATATGATGGTTTATATACGGTTCTCGGTCGAGAACAAACAGAACGTTTTATTGAAAGAGGGATAATTGAAATTGCACCGCTTGCATATATGCGTGGTCGAACTTTAGAAGATGCCTTTGTTATTCTTGATGAAGCTCAAAATACGACACATGCACAGATGAAAATGTTTTTAACAAGATTAGGCTTTGGTTCTAAAATGGTTGTAACTGGAGATCAAACCCAAATTGACTTACCTAAAGGTGTTAAGAGTGGCCTGAAAGAAGCTGTTAACAGATTAAGTAATGTTAAGGGAATTAGTATCTTAAAACTAGATCAAAGTGATGTTGTTAGACATCCATTAGTAAGTAAAATCATTGAACAATATGAAGGAGAGAATTAA
- a CDS encoding SPOR domain-containing protein, protein MSVGILIFVISVIISIITTMRENSHKDRQNQKPPQRTSSDNEPKKGGFFEEIERTFKEISDEINQEEKKTSKRKFDDTLPPLFDELPKEEPKSKPTSEPMAPQRQPETKPMSEKPVSLPKVEPVEAKPRPSRQDNSDEIRRQLEKSLRDDIKSIRNDIDKEKEKQIAKMEKRARDIIEDKYLSERTKRLKLKQLLNSQNVEKGMTKSAFQFDNDEVINGMIWSEILAKPKQL, encoded by the coding sequence ATGAGCGTTGGTATTCTAATTTTTGTCATATCAGTGATCATTTCTATCATTACAACTATGCGTGAAAATAGTCATAAAGATAGACAAAATCAAAAGCCACCTCAAAGAACATCTAGCGATAATGAACCAAAAAAAGGTGGCTTTTTTGAAGAAATCGAACGAACGTTTAAAGAAATTAGTGATGAAATAAATCAAGAAGAGAAGAAAACATCAAAGAGAAAATTTGATGATACGTTACCACCACTATTTGATGAACTTCCAAAAGAAGAACCTAAATCAAAACCTACTTCTGAACCAATGGCACCTCAAAGACAACCAGAAACAAAACCTATGTCTGAGAAACCTGTAAGTTTGCCTAAAGTAGAACCTGTGGAAGCAAAACCTAGACCTTCACGTCAAGATAATTCAGATGAAATTAGACGACAATTAGAAAAATCACTGAGAGATGATATTAAATCGATTCGTAACGATATAGACAAAGAAAAAGAAAAGCAAATTGCTAAAATGGAAAAACGTGCGCGTGATATTATTGAAGATAAATATTTATCAGAGCGTACAAAACGTTTGAAATTGAAACAATTGCTTAATTCTCAAAATGTCGAAAAAGGTATGACTAAATCCGCTTTCCAATTTGATAATGATGAAGTCATCAATGGCATGATATGGTCAGAAATTTTAGCTAAACCCAAACAGTTATAA
- the floA gene encoding flotillin-like protein FloA (flotillin-like protein involved in membrane lipid rafts) has protein sequence MFSLSFIVIAVIIVVALLILFSFVPIGLWISALAAGVHVGIGTLVGMRLRRVSPRKVIAPLIKAHKAGLALTTNQLESHYLAGGNVDRVVDANIAAQRADIDLPFERAAAIDLAGRDVLEAVQMSVNPKVIETPFIAGVAMNGIEVKAKARITVRANIARLVGGAGEETIIARVGEGIVSTIGSSKHHTEVLENPDNISKTVLSKGLDSGTAFEILSIDIADVDISKNIGADLQTEQALADKNIAQAKAEERRAMAVATEQEMKARVQEMHAKVVEAESEVPLAMAEALRSGNISVKDYYNLKNIEADTGMRNAINKRTDQSDDESPEH, from the coding sequence ATGTTTAGTTTAAGTTTTATCGTAATTGCAGTTATTATAGTAGTTGCATTACTTATTTTATTCTCATTTGTACCGATTGGTTTATGGATTTCAGCTTTAGCAGCTGGTGTTCATGTTGGTATAGGTACATTGGTAGGTATGCGTTTACGTCGTGTATCTCCAAGAAAAGTTATAGCGCCATTAATTAAAGCGCATAAAGCAGGACTTGCGTTAACAACAAACCAATTAGAATCACATTATCTAGCAGGAGGAAATGTTGACAGAGTTGTTGATGCTAATATTGCTGCACAACGTGCTGACATTGACCTTCCATTTGAACGAGCTGCAGCAATTGATTTGGCAGGACGTGACGTGTTAGAAGCTGTTCAAATGTCTGTTAATCCTAAAGTTATTGAAACGCCATTTATTGCTGGTGTTGCTATGAACGGTATTGAAGTTAAAGCTAAAGCCCGTATTACAGTTAGAGCAAATATTGCTCGACTTGTTGGTGGTGCTGGTGAAGAAACGATTATTGCTCGTGTTGGTGAAGGTATCGTTTCAACAATCGGTTCAAGTAAACATCATACTGAAGTACTTGAAAATCCGGACAATATTTCTAAAACAGTATTGAGTAAAGGTTTGGACTCTGGTACAGCGTTTGAGATTTTATCAATTGATATTGCTGATGTCGATATTAGTAAAAACATTGGTGCGGATTTACAAACTGAACAAGCATTAGCGGATAAAAATATTGCGCAAGCTAAAGCCGAAGAGCGTAGAGCTATGGCTGTTGCGACTGAACAAGAAATGAAAGCGCGTGTGCAAGAAATGCATGCTAAAGTTGTTGAAGCAGAATCAGAAGTGCCATTAGCCATGGCGGAAGCATTACGTTCTGGCAATATAAGTGTGAAAGATTACTATAATTTAAAAAATATTGAAGCAGATACAGGAATGAGAAACGCTATTAATAAACGAACTGATCAAAGTGATGATGAGTCACCTGAACATTAA